The genomic window CGGCCGGTTTTTCGAAGGGGATGGCCGGGTGGGTGTACCACCTGGGTCCGTAGCGCGGAGCGACGGCGGCGTCTACGCAGTTTCGTAGCAGCACCTCGACATGTTGGAGGTCCTCCAGGAAGGCCTTGGTGACGCGCGTGTTCCAGAGGTAGAGGGATTCAGGATCTGGGTGGTGGGCATAGGTGCTCATCCGCGCAGGTGAGAACCACTTGTCAAGATTGATCGTCAGATTTTCGTTGGAATTCATGGGGACAAATGTTACGATTTTCTATGAAAGCCTCGGAGCGATCCCTGCGTTTTAGATGCATATCACCGGGGTTACTGATTTTTTGGGGGAGGCTCGGGCGCATAACGGCAGGCCAATGCGGGTTAAGTAAAGAAAAGTGTGTCTTTTCCGGGCGTGTTGCGGTTATTTGATCCAGCCTTTTTGGATGCCGAGGTTGTGTTGGTAGCTGGTGTCGATGGCGGTGTCGTATTCTGCTGGTGCACCGATGTCATTGGTAGTGGCTGTGGTGTTGTGGGTGATCAGGTCTGTTGCTGTGGAAAGTGCGTCTTGACCCCATCGTTGGTCCCTGGCGATCTTGACCGGATCGTCAGGGACTTCTGTATGTAGATACAGCCACCAATCCATCACTGTGCGTTGATGCGGTAGTGATAGTCCGCGGTGTCTGCGGGCTAGTTCTTTTATGGGGGCGTTGATGCCACCTTCGAGGCTGTTTGTTGTTGCTGCAAGGTTGTCGGGGTCGATGGTTGTTGGTGGGGGTTGCAGGTAGGTAAACAGCAGGTCTCTGCGGTGCAGAGATAGCAATGATTGATAGGCCGCTCGGACGCGTTGGTGGGTGTAGACCTTGGTGTAGGCGCCGGTAGCAGGGTCTTTGATGGTGGTTTTCTCGTTCATCCATTCCCGGTAGGTGTGGTCGAATTCGTGCAGGTGGGCGACCCATGTGGATGCTTGGTCAAGGTCGGTGATGCGAGTGAGTTTCAGGGCTAGGCGGTAGAGGGTTTTGCCGGCATCGGTGCGGGGGTTGCTGGTGGTGTGGCGGCGGACTGTTCGTTGGGCGTGGACGAGGCAGCGTTGGATGCGTGTTGTTGGCCAGCAGTGGTGGATGGCTGATTGGGCACCTTGTCCGCCGTCTGTGACTGCGATTAGTGGTGCGGCAATGGGGCGTAGGAGTTCGGTGTAGGCGGCGGTGGTTTCGTGTCTGGCCCAGGTCCAGTTGATGACGTGGGTTTTACTGGCTGCGATCAGGAGGCATCCGGACTTTAGATAGGTCGCGTCGAGGAAGATTTGGTCATGGATGCGGAATGAGTCGATGGTGGGTGTGGGGATGATCCACCAGCACCATCGGAATCGGTGGTGCATGGTTTGCCTGGTTACGCCATGGTGTGCGGCGAAGGTGGTTAGAGATTGGGTGCCGGTGGCCCATTGGATGAACAAAGCCATGGTGGCGGTATTTTTGTTGTGGGTTTGGGTGTTGCGGGTAAAGGAGTGTCCGCAGTGGGTGCAGCGCCAACGGGTGGTTGATTTGCTGGTGGTGCCGTTTTTCTTTGTGTTGTTGCCGCATAGTGGGCAGCTGGGGCGGTTGGTGGTCATCCTTTAATCCAACCGGTGTGCGGTTAGCACAAATGTGGCCGGAGGTGCGGGATGGTGTGGGTAATAGCTTTCGGGGAGCTATTCTTTGGTGATTTGTGGTGTGTGGTCTGGGGTTATGGTGGCATGCGGACACACTTTTCTTTACTTAACCCTCAAAAGCTGCATATTAGGTTATGCTAAGTTAATTCACGCTTGCTGCACTTGTGCCACCACTTTGGCCAACGCAGCCCATAAACCCGTTATTTCCGCATCATGAGACAAGGAGCGCGTGTTGTCTAGCAACCCGTTTGATGACGAACAGGGCAGCTTCTTCGCCCTTATCAACGACGAGGGACAGTACTCGTTGTGGCCTACGTTCGCCGCCGTGCCAGACGGATGGACCGTGGCTCTGGGAGACCCTTCCCGTGGCGTAGACGGCGGGGTATCGCGGGACGAGGCGATGGAGTTCATCGACCGCGAGTGGACCACCTTGCAACCGGCAGGAAAGTCTCACGCTTAAGTGAGTGCCGTACTTCCCACTGCTTTGCCTGGTGAGTCCGCTGCGGAGATTGGCCGCCTGCTCCGTCGCACCGCAACTCCAGCAATTAGTGCGGTGCTGTTCACTTTCGCCGGTGCCTTGCTCTCTCTGGTGCCCATTTATCTGCTGGCCAGCGTCATCGATGCGGTAGCCGCCGGTGACGGCAAGTCTGGCGTGCTGAAGGTGATTGTGTGGGCTGCCGTGGCGTGTGTTGGTACTGCCGTTGTCGCTGGCCTTGCGGAGGCGCTGACGGGTGTGACGATTGCCCAGGTAGTTGCGAAGTTGCGTGAGCGCGCCGTCGCCGCGGTGCTGAATCTGCCTTCCACCACGGTGGAGTCCCTGGGCCGGGGAGAGGTGCTGGGCCGAGTTGGTGCGGATGTCGCCGCGCTGGTGAGCAGTGCCCGCAAGTCGGTTCCATCGACCCTCAGCGCGCTGGTGATGGTCGTGGTGGCCAGCGCTGGAATAGCGGGGTTGGATTGGCGCCTCGCGTTGGCGGGGCTGTGCGGGATTCCGTTCTATGCGCTGGGGTTGCGATGGTATCTTCCTCGTTCTGCCCCTTTGTATCGACGCCAACGCGAATTAGAAGCCGGTGTCATCGGTTCCTTGCAAGGTTCTATGGAGGGCATTCGTTCGGTTCGTTCGCATCGGCTGGTGGATAGCCGCCAAGGTCTCACCAGGCGCTACGCGCAGGCTTCGCGGGACGAATCAATCGCTGCGTTTCGTGTGTTTTCCGGGCTGGTGGCGCGGGAGAACTTCGCGGAGTTCATGGGGTTGTCAGCCCTGTCTGTCGTAGGCTGGTTGCTCTTCCGCGAAGATGCGGTGACGGTGGGCGAGATCTCGGCAGCGTTGATTCTGTTCCACCGTCAGTTCGTGCCGATCGGCACGATTCTGTTCACCTTTGATGAACTGCAGCGCAGCGGGGCGGCCTTGGGGCGCATCGTGGGACTCATTCGCTCCGCGGGTGCGGATACGCCACAGCCGATTGATGACTACTCCTCGCATCGGCAGAGTCCAGCTGTAGAGGTCAAGGGCCTGAATTATCGGTACGAGGATGGCCCAGAGATCTTGCATGACTTGGCGTTCCGCATCCCTGCGGGGTGCACGGTATGCGTGGTCGGCGGATCGGGAGCTGGCAAGTCCACGGTTGCGGAAATTGTCTCTGGAACCCTCGAGATGGCAGAGCCGGGTGTGATCACCGTTGGGGGGTGCGACGTGGTGGGAATGAGTGCGCAAGAAAGAAGCTCGATCTTTTGCGTTGCCTCCCAGGAAAACTACGTCTTCGCGATGAGTTTGCGCGATAATCTCCTGCTGGCAGCCGAAGGTGCCAGCGACGCAGAAATATGGGATGCGCTGCGCCGAACCGGTGCGGAAGATTGGTGCACATCCTTGTCCCATGGCGACAAGCAGGGCTTAGACACAATGCTGGGCGAAGGGGGCCTGCACGTAGATGCGGTGGCGGCACAGCGTCTGGCGCTGGCCAGGGTGGCATTGTCTCGGGCTGGCGTCGTCATTCTTGACGAATCAACGGCCGAAGATGACGGTGACCTCGAGGAAACACAGCAATCACACGAGGCCTTTTCGATGTCCTTGGAGGACGCTGCCCGCGCGGCGATCCGCGGACGGACGGCGATGGTGATTGCGCACCGGCTCAGCCAAGCAACCTCCGCCGATAGCGTGGTGGTGATGGAGCGCGGGCGCGTGGTGGAAACAGGTACGCACGAGGAGCTGGCAGCAAGAAACGGAACATATGCCGATATGTGGACCGCCTGGAATGAGCAGGGGAGGCAGGCGCGTGTCTGACAACAAGGTGGTGACGCTGCGCGGGCTGGTCAGAAAAAATTCTCGCGCGATGGCTCTGAGTGGCTTGTTGCTGAGCATCTACCACGTGGCAGAAGCCATGATTGCGGTGTTACTGGGATGGTTGGCGCACAGTCTTATCGCTAGCGAGAATGTGTGGCACCTGGTGGGTGGAATCGCAGCCTTAGGCGCTACGCTGGCGACGGTGTCTGTGAGCTGGCAGACAGGGTTCCGGATACTGCAGGCTACGTCGGCTCGGAACGTATGTGAATTGCGGGCAGGCATCACCTCGCAGGTGGTGAGCCATGGTGGGCATTCCGACGATGCGGACAGTCTGCCTCGCCAGGAATTGCCCACGGTGGTGGGTGAAGACGTGGTGCAGGCGGTAGACATCATCGAAGTGGTCCCGGTGGGGATCAGTGCGCTGGTGGGAGCCATTTTCTGCACGATTGTTCTGGCGCTGATTGATCTGCCACTGGGAGTGGTGGTGTTGGTGCTCAGCG from Corynebacterium confusum includes these protein-coding regions:
- a CDS encoding IS256-like element IS3503 family transposase, which codes for MTTNRPSCPLCGNNTKKNGTTSKSTTRWRCTHCGHSFTRNTQTHNKNTATMALFIQWATGTQSLTTFAAHHGVTRQTMHHRFRWCWWIIPTPTIDSFRIHDQIFLDATYLKSGCLLIAASKTHVINWTWARHETTAAYTELLRPIAAPLIAVTDGGQGAQSAIHHCWPTTRIQRCLVHAQRTVRRHTTSNPRTDAGKTLYRLALKLTRITDLDQASTWVAHLHEFDHTYREWMNEKTTIKDPATGAYTKVYTHQRVRAAYQSLLSLHRRDLLFTYLQPPPTTIDPDNLAATTNSLEGGINAPIKELARRHRGLSLPHQRTVMDWWLYLHTEVPDDPVKIARDQRWGQDALSTATDLITHNTTATTNDIGAPAEYDTAIDTSYQHNLGIQKGWIK
- a CDS encoding MbtH family protein, whose amino-acid sequence is MSSNPFDDEQGSFFALINDEGQYSLWPTFAAVPDGWTVALGDPSRGVDGGVSRDEAMEFIDREWTTLQPAGKSHA
- a CDS encoding ABC transporter ATP-binding protein gives rise to the protein MLFTFAGALLSLVPIYLLASVIDAVAAGDGKSGVLKVIVWAAVACVGTAVVAGLAEALTGVTIAQVVAKLRERAVAAVLNLPSTTVESLGRGEVLGRVGADVAALVSSARKSVPSTLSALVMVVVASAGIAGLDWRLALAGLCGIPFYALGLRWYLPRSAPLYRRQRELEAGVIGSLQGSMEGIRSVRSHRLVDSRQGLTRRYAQASRDESIAAFRVFSGLVARENFAEFMGLSALSVVGWLLFREDAVTVGEISAALILFHRQFVPIGTILFTFDELQRSGAALGRIVGLIRSAGADTPQPIDDYSSHRQSPAVEVKGLNYRYEDGPEILHDLAFRIPAGCTVCVVGGSGAGKSTVAEIVSGTLEMAEPGVITVGGCDVVGMSAQERSSIFCVASQENYVFAMSLRDNLLLAAEGASDAEIWDALRRTGAEDWCTSLSHGDKQGLDTMLGEGGLHVDAVAAQRLALARVALSRAGVVILDESTAEDDGDLEETQQSHEAFSMSLEDAARAAIRGRTAMVIAHRLSQATSADSVVVMERGRVVETGTHEELAARNGTYADMWTAWNEQGRQARV